The following are encoded together in the Cicer arietinum cultivar CDC Frontier isolate Library 1 chromosome 2, Cicar.CDCFrontier_v2.0, whole genome shotgun sequence genome:
- the LOC101503018 gene encoding triacylglycerol lipase 2-like, which produces MALLGSMNFAALTLCVLVLAAHNYQAQASSRVIFGKKNFKSFVNYNSSVNGLCATSVIIRGYKCQEFEVTTPDGYILSIQRIPEGRYGVGSNVTKKEPVLIQHGVLVDGTTWFLNNPEQNLPMILADEGFDVWISNTRGTQYSRKHTTLDSSSQEYWNWSWDELVTDEMPAIVDFVYNQSGQQKINYVGHSLGTLVALASFSKGILVDQLKSAVLLSPIAYLSHMTTELGVVAAKSMLGETLTLMHMAEFDPKGVPVVDFMKGICAQTGIDCNHLFSSITGENCCLDTSAFDLFMNFEPQSSSTKNLFHLAQTVRSGVLTKFDYERPDANFKHYRQVTPPIYNLSNIPNNLPIFMSYGGRDALSDVIDVNNLLEHFKYHDEDKLSLQFIDNYAHADFIMAVNANDLVYKNVTSFFKRQF; this is translated from the exons ATGGCTTTACTGGGCTCGATGAATTTCGCTGCTTTGACCCTTTGCGTCTTAGTTTTGGCAGCACATAATTATCAAGCCCAGGCTTCTAGTCGTGTTATTTTTGGTAAGAAAAACTTCAAAtcatttgtaaattataattcatCTGTTAATGGTTTATGCGCTACTTCGGTCATTATTCGTGGATACAAATGCCAAGAATTTGAG GTTACAACCCCAGATGGCTACATTCTTAGCATTCAAAGAATTCCAGAAGGTAGATATGGGGTTGGTAGCAATGTGACTAAGAAGGAGCCAGTGCTTATCCAACATGGAGTTTTGGTG GATGGAACAACATGGTTTCTAAACAATCCAGAGCAAAACTTGCCTATGATTCTTGCTGATGAAGGCTTTGATGTGTGGATTTCTAATACCAGAGGAACCCAATATAGCCGCAAACACACTACCCTAGACTCATCTAGccag GAATATTGGAATTGGTCTTGGGATGAATTGGTTACTGATGAAATGCCTGCAATTGTTGATTTTGTTTACAACCAATCAGGGCAGCAGAAGATAAATTATGTTGGCCATTCCTTG GGTACTTTGGTAGCTTTAGCATCTTTTTCAAAAGGGATATTAGTAGATCAACTTAAATCAGCAGTATTGTTGAGCCCTATTGCCTATTTGAGCCACATGACAACTGAACTTGGAGTTGTTGCAGCAAAATCCATGCTCGGCGAG ACCCTTACTCTTATGCACATGGCAGAATTTGATCCCAAAGG agTACCTGTTGTTGACTTCATGAAGGGTATTTGTGCTCAAACTGGAATAGATTGCAACCACTTGTTTAGTTCAATAACAG GTGAAAATTGCTGCTTAGACACTTCAGCTTTTGATCTATTCATGAATTTTGAACCACAGTCATCATCAACAAAGAACTTGTTCCACTTAGCTCAGA CTGTTAGAAGTGGTGTCTTAACAAAATTTGATTATGAGAGACCAGACGCAAACTTCAAGCATTATAGACAAGTAACACCTCCAATCTACAACCTATCAAACATTCCTAACAATCTACCAATTTTCATGAGCTATGGAGGTCGTGACGCGCTTTCCGATGTCATCGATGTTAATAATTTACTTGAACACTTTAAATATCATGATGAAGACAAGCTTAGTCTTCAATTCATTGATAACTATGCTCATGCTGACTTCATTATGGCTGTGAATGCCAATGACTTGGTCTACAAGAATGTTACATCATTTTTTAAACGTCAATTTTGA
- the LOC101503344 gene encoding mavicyanin, whose product MGCKNTIFLILVATLITKEALATQHVVGGSQGWDQSTDFDSWTSGQTFKVGDQLVFKYSSLHSVVELSNESTYKKCDISTPINTLSTGKDVVKLDKPGTRYFTCGTLGHCGQGMKVKITVVKGNGSSSPVSSLSPSSSPSTSSPTSTNAASTSQCFASLLLFVTLSFATMIYFF is encoded by the exons ATGGGGTGCAAGAACACAATTTTCTTGATATTGGTAGCAACATTGATCACAAAGGAGGCTTTGGCAACACAACATGTTGTTGGTGGAAGCCAAGGATGGGATCAATCAACTGACTTTGACTCATGGACTTCAGGCCAAACATTCAAAGTTGGAGATCAACTTG TTTTCAAGTACTCTTCTTTGCATAGTGTGGTTGAACTAAGTAATGAAAGTACCTACAAGAAATGTGACATTAGCACTCCAATAAACACCTTAAGCACTGGAAAAGATGTTGTCAAATTAGACAAGCCAGGTACAAGGTACTTCACATGTGGTACCTTAGGTCATTGTGGTCAAGGCATGAAGGTTAAGATCACAGTAGTCAAAGGAAATGGATCTTCTTCCCCTGTATCATCATTGTCGCCATCGTCGTCGCCGTCTACTTCTTCTCCTACTTCTACTAATGCAGCTTCAACCTCACAATGTTTTGCTTCACTTTTGCTATTTGTCACACTATCTTTTGCCacaatgatttattttttctag